The proteins below are encoded in one region of bacterium:
- a CDS encoding aspartate ammonia-lyase: protein MKFREEKDFLGIVEIPQEAYWGIHTYRAKKNFAVSGYKTHSEFIRAFGCVKLACALVNKDLKKLEPKNELQSYKQEKAEAVIEACKDLAEGKLQDYIVVDPIQGGSGTSLNMNVNEVIANRALELLGKNKGEYEFVDPIEDINLYQSTNDVYPTALKIACIFLLRKLEKEVISLQESFQEKEKEFADIVKVARTQLMDAVLITLGKEFSAYSEAVSRDRWRIYKCEERLRVVNIGGTAVGTGLSAPKKYIFGVIDKLRDLTGIGLARAENLVENTQNLDVFSEVSGILKAHATNLIKISNDLRLMNSGPVAGLGEIKLPPVQTGSSIMPGKVNPVIPEMVVQVGIKVLGNDVIINQCVAGGQFELNQNIPMIAFSILESLEILINANKILREKCVDGIIANRETIKKQVENSHATLTALVSELGYNKVSEIAKELEGTNLSVKEFLIHKEYLTEERFNELTSPEAVLSLGHNS, encoded by the coding sequence ATGAAATTCAGAGAAGAAAAAGATTTTTTAGGAATTGTTGAAATACCTCAAGAAGCATATTGGGGGATTCATACTTATAGAGCGAAAAAAAACTTTGCTGTTTCGGGATACAAAACGCACAGTGAGTTTATTAGGGCTTTCGGATGTGTAAAGCTGGCATGCGCGCTTGTTAATAAAGATTTAAAAAAGTTGGAACCCAAAAATGAGTTACAATCCTACAAGCAAGAAAAAGCAGAAGCCGTAATCGAAGCTTGTAAGGATTTGGCAGAAGGCAAGTTGCAGGATTATATTGTGGTTGATCCTATTCAGGGAGGGTCGGGGACTTCTTTAAACATGAACGTAAATGAAGTTATTGCAAACAGGGCGCTGGAACTTTTAGGCAAAAACAAAGGCGAATACGAATTTGTAGATCCGATTGAGGATATAAATTTATATCAGTCAACTAATGATGTTTATCCGACAGCTTTAAAAATAGCCTGTATTTTCCTTTTAAGAAAACTGGAGAAAGAAGTTATCTCGCTTCAGGAGAGTTTTCAGGAAAAAGAAAAAGAATTTGCCGATATTGTTAAAGTTGCAAGAACCCAGCTTATGGATGCGGTTTTAATCACACTCGGAAAAGAATTTTCTGCGTACTCGGAAGCTGTTTCTCGTGACAGGTGGAGAATTTATAAATGCGAGGAAAGGCTTCGAGTTGTTAATATTGGTGGAACTGCTGTAGGAACAGGTCTTTCTGCTCCTAAGAAATATATTTTCGGAGTTATAGACAAATTAAGGGATTTGACAGGAATAGGACTTGCTCGGGCGGAAAATCTTGTTGAAAACACCCAGAATCTTGATGTTTTCAGCGAAGTCAGCGGAATCTTAAAAGCGCATGCCACGAATTTAATCAAAATTTCAAACGATTTAAGGCTTATGAATTCAGGACCCGTGGCGGGTTTGGGTGAAATAAAACTTCCGCCTGTTCAGACCGGTTCGTCAATCATGCCCGGCAAAGTTAATCCTGTAATTCCCGAAATGGTTGTGCAAGTCGGTATAAAAGTGCTTGGAAATGATGTGATAATAAATCAATGCGTGGCTGGCGGGCAGTTTGAATTAAATCAAAATATTCCTATGATTGCGTTTTCAATTTTAGAATCTCTTGAAATTCTTATTAACGCTAATAAAATATTAAGAGAAAAATGTGTTGACGGCATTATAGCTAATAGAGAAACAATAAAAAAGCAAGTTGAAAACAGCCATGCGACTTTAACGGCATTAGTATCGGAATTGGGTTATAATAAAGTTTCAGAGATTGCTAAAGAGCTGGAGGGAACTAATTTGTCAGTAAAAGAATTTTTGATACACAAAGAATATCTTACAGAAGAAAGGTTTAACGAGTTAACCTCGCCTGAAGCAGTTTTGTCACTCGGGCATAATAGTTGA